One window of Paludibacter propionicigenes WB4 genomic DNA carries:
- a CDS encoding PhoH family protein, translating to MGTKKNFVLDTNVILHDYKCVHNFEENDIYIPIVVLEELDHFKKGNEQINFNAREFTRELDLIADDQLFTKGASLGAGKGKLFIITGGEYPEVISKSFVEKTPDHRILAATYVLREDKKKNKTILVSKDINLRMKALSLGLEAEDYINDKVTDFNVFEKNYETYDNIAPELIDKLYTGDGTIPVEDLDFASDIEPQECFILKSVRSSVLARYNPQIGMVKRVEKERSFGIEPRNAEQAFAMNVLLDEDIKLVALTGKSGTGKTLLALAAALQKNESYKQILLARPIVALGNKDLGFLPGDEKQKVAPYMQPLFDNLNVIKHNFSYQGKEIRLIEELQRNEQLVIEALAYIRGRSLSETFFIVDEAQNLTPHEVKTIITRAGEGTKIVFTGDVQQIDSPYLDMFSNGLVYMIDRMRGQNIFAHINLVKGERSFLSELASDLL from the coding sequence ATGGGTACTAAGAAAAATTTTGTTTTAGACACTAACGTTATCTTACACGATTATAAATGCGTTCATAATTTCGAAGAAAATGATATTTACATTCCAATAGTAGTACTTGAAGAGCTTGATCACTTTAAAAAAGGGAACGAACAAATAAATTTCAATGCCAGAGAATTTACCCGCGAACTGGATTTAATAGCGGATGATCAATTATTTACAAAAGGAGCAAGCCTTGGAGCCGGGAAAGGTAAGCTTTTTATCATTACCGGTGGTGAATATCCGGAAGTTATTTCAAAATCATTTGTTGAAAAAACGCCCGATCACCGTATTCTTGCCGCAACTTATGTCTTGCGCGAAGATAAAAAGAAGAACAAAACAATTCTCGTAAGCAAAGACATAAATTTACGAATGAAAGCCCTTTCGCTCGGGCTGGAAGCAGAAGATTACATCAACGATAAAGTAACCGATTTCAATGTTTTTGAGAAAAATTATGAGACCTATGACAATATTGCACCTGAGTTGATAGATAAATTATACACTGGCGATGGCACCATCCCGGTTGAGGATCTTGACTTCGCATCAGACATTGAGCCTCAGGAATGTTTCATACTTAAAAGTGTTCGTTCAAGCGTGTTGGCACGTTACAATCCTCAGATAGGTATGGTAAAACGTGTAGAAAAAGAGCGCTCCTTTGGCATAGAACCCCGGAATGCTGAACAGGCTTTTGCAATGAATGTGTTACTTGACGAAGACATTAAACTGGTGGCACTAACCGGAAAATCGGGAACAGGAAAGACTTTGCTTGCACTTGCTGCCGCCTTGCAGAAAAACGAATCGTACAAGCAAATTTTGCTGGCCAGACCTATTGTAGCGTTGGGAAACAAAGATTTAGGATTTTTACCCGGAGATGAGAAGCAAAAAGTGGCTCCCTACATGCAACCCCTGTTCGACAACCTGAATGTGATAAAACATAATTTCTCCTATCAGGGTAAGGAAATAAGACTGATAGAAGAACTTCAACGTAACGAACAACTGGTAATCGAAGCCCTGGCCTATATCCGCGGACGAAGCCTGAGCGAAACTTTTTTCATTGTGGACGAAGCTCAAAACCTTACACCTCACGAGGTAAAAACAATTATTACAAGAGCCGGAGAAGGTACAAAAATCGTTTTCACGGGCGATGTACAACAAATAGATTCGCCTTATCTGGACATGTTTTCTAATGGACTGGTCTATATGATTGATCGCATGCGCGGGCAAAACATCTTTGCTCACATTAATTTGGTGAAAGGCGAAAGAAGCTTTTTATCCGAATTGGCGAGTGATCTTCTATAG
- a CDS encoding glycosyltransferase, producing MSKTLNPEYIFETSWEVCNMVGGIYTVLSTRAATLQQSHPDKLIFIGPDVWLDKPNPLFEEIPDLYKDWKEFTDAEYGLKIRIGRWDIPGKPIAVLVNFLPLMAQKNEIYGRVWELVGVNSIAAYGDYDESSMFGYSTGMIIESYYRFFKLTSDNQVVAHFNEWMTTFGAFYIQNGVPEIATLFTTHATSIGRSIAGNHKPLYDYLAEYNGDQMSYELNMVSKHSTEKVAAHTVDCFTTVSEITGIECEQLLDKKPDVITPNGFEDDFVPQGKNFAQKRKEARETLRKVTETLLGYELSSDALLISTAGRYEYKNKGIDTFLESLKILSEKELTKEIVAFIMVPGHIKGSRLDLISSLQHPEIKLDSTNRFTTHELYDYYNDNVMSAIHWFHFNNQASQRVKIVFVPSYLNGADGVFNKSYYDLLIGMDLTVFPSYYEPWGYTPLESVAFAVPTITTDLSGFGQWVSHNPQPIKNGVGVIHRSDYNGYLVATQIAEMIFDFAAYDETEIKKVRKRASVIAEKALWKHFIHFYDNAYHIALTNRNKRLSIG from the coding sequence ATGTCGAAAACATTGAATCCGGAATATATTTTTGAAACCAGTTGGGAGGTGTGTAATATGGTTGGAGGTATCTACACGGTATTGTCAACTCGTGCTGCTACTTTGCAACAGTCGCATCCTGACAAACTGATATTTATCGGACCCGATGTTTGGTTGGATAAGCCCAATCCATTGTTTGAAGAAATTCCCGATTTATATAAGGATTGGAAAGAATTTACGGATGCAGAGTATGGCTTGAAAATACGTATAGGCAGATGGGATATTCCCGGAAAACCTATCGCTGTACTTGTTAACTTTTTGCCGTTGATGGCTCAGAAGAACGAGATTTATGGTCGGGTTTGGGAACTGGTGGGTGTCAATTCAATAGCCGCTTACGGAGATTATGATGAATCATCGATGTTCGGTTATTCCACCGGTATGATTATCGAAAGTTATTATCGTTTTTTTAAGTTGACTTCCGATAATCAGGTAGTTGCGCACTTTAATGAGTGGATGACTACCTTTGGGGCTTTTTATATACAAAATGGTGTACCCGAAATAGCTACATTATTTACAACTCATGCTACTTCTATCGGCCGATCAATAGCCGGAAATCATAAACCTTTGTACGATTACCTTGCGGAATATAACGGCGACCAAATGTCATACGAGTTGAACATGGTTTCAAAACATTCTACCGAAAAGGTGGCAGCTCATACAGTCGACTGTTTTACTACGGTGAGCGAAATTACTGGAATTGAATGTGAACAACTGCTAGACAAAAAGCCGGACGTAATTACTCCCAATGGATTTGAGGATGACTTTGTACCACAAGGAAAGAATTTCGCACAAAAAAGAAAAGAAGCCCGGGAAACGTTACGAAAAGTAACGGAAACATTATTAGGGTATGAACTATCGTCTGATGCGCTGTTGATAAGCACTGCCGGACGATACGAATATAAAAATAAAGGTATTGATACTTTCCTTGAATCGTTGAAAATATTGTCTGAAAAGGAATTGACTAAAGAGATAGTGGCATTTATCATGGTGCCGGGACATATAAAAGGATCAAGATTAGACTTGATTTCCAGTTTACAACATCCTGAAATTAAACTGGATTCTACCAACAGATTCACTACTCACGAACTTTATGATTATTATAATGATAATGTGATGTCTGCCATTCATTGGTTTCACTTTAATAATCAAGCATCGCAACGTGTGAAGATTGTGTTTGTACCTTCGTATCTGAATGGGGCTGATGGAGTTTTTAATAAATCGTATTACGATTTGCTTATAGGAATGGATCTAACGGTATTTCCATCTTATTATGAACCTTGGGGTTACACTCCTTTGGAGAGTGTAGCTTTTGCCGTGCCAACTATTACTACAGATCTCTCGGGATTTGGTCAGTGGGTTTCTCATAATCCTCAGCCAATTAAAAATGGAGTTGGAGTGATTCACAGATCAGATTATAATGGTTATCTGGTGGCTACTCAAATAGCAGAAATGATTTTTGACTTTGCGGCTTATGATGAAACAGAAATAAAAAAAGTTCGTAAAAGAGCTTCAGTTATAGCAGAAAAAGCTCTTTGGAAGCATTTTATTCATTTCTATGATAATGCTTACCACATAGCGCTCACCAATAGAAATAAAAGATTGAGTATTGGATAA